GTCAGCCATAACGATTTTCTCCATAACAATAAATGCCTTTTGCACTGGGATTTTAGAATTAAACTGTTAGGCATGATCAGCCCACTACAAAACTCCTCCCTACTCAGTAGCCCTGGAGATCAATCTAATGCACATACTGAAAATTACTTGTACTTAGGGATTTTAATAGAACACCTATTTAGTGTATTAATTTTCAGAGGAGTAACTATACATAAACGATATGTTCCAAGTTATGTGCAATAGATCTGTTTAACAGatttattcttgttttcaaaCACGCACAAAGAGTTTTCTGTCTTCTATTCAAGCAGAAGAGTTACAACGGTGCTTTTGCTACTAACTATGGTATGCATTTTAGGGTTATATACCATTCCAATTCACATGCTTCCTTTAAGTCAGGAATGCTCTTCAGTGCTGCCACTGAAAGATCTGCTCCGGACATGATTTCTCAGTTGCTCTATGAGCTCTGGATTCTGCTGCTGTATCTGTTGTGCAAACTGCTGCCCCCTGTGTCGAACAGTTTTAAGATCaacatgtgaaaaaaacctgacaagCAGCATTTATAAGAAAACAGGATATCCCAATACAACTGAAAGGTGCATTATATGCAAGTTAAGATTAAAGATAACATTGTAAGACTATGCAGGAAAGCTGTAGCATTATGACTTTATCTAGGTAAAGTCTCTCCAGACAGGATtatcagcttttcattttcactctTTAGGACTACTACTTAGTAACACTAAGGAAAAAGCATTACTATACTCAGTAAACTAAAATTTAGCAACAAATCTGCTGCAGTGATTTGCTCCCTTTTTTTGGAGAGGATCTATTGTAGTTGTTTAAGATTACCACTCTTGTAGCTGGAGTGCAGCCTTATATTAGTTTCTCCAGAAacacactgtgctgctgctgacttgTACTTATGAGCAAGACATCATTAGTAGAAAGTAGGCATACAATTATGTCTTGTATGACTGAAATAATGACAGATCCATCTCCATAAGAACTGTAGCTTAAAGAGTTAAATTAATAGGTAAGATTAATTCCATGTAAAAGATAAGCATAACACTGGTTTAccagaaaaagcaagtaaatcATACTGCTTTGTGAACAGCCTGGCAAGGCTTCTCTGTAACTTCTGCATTTTGCCCAAGTAGCAGATTATCAAGACTCCTTTAAACCACAGTGCAGGTTGAAGGAGAGCCACCATTTTCACAGATCTAGGTGTAGCACATGGTTTTTGTGAAAACAGCCCTTGATTTTGTGAGGTCCCATTCCTGTCtgtgtatacatgtatatacacatacagtTTTTGCCCTAAAGGCGCAAAACTTAAAAATAGGTTGAAACTGGCTAGAAtgctgaaataaagtaaaattgtATGCCCTTCAAGAGGTCTTGTCATATAAGGAAATAGTATGTTTTTGTGCAGACTTTTCCCAGATGGATTACTGTTGCGCTATAAAAGCTTTGGATCCTGTTTTCCTGAGCTGCTCCTCATGATACTGAGTTCCTTGAAGCCTTCCTCAGCTAAATGGAGGGATGCCAGAGCAGAATTTGTTGCAACCTGTGCTAAGTAAATCTGTAGCTTTTCTAACTAGTGTCTGGGATGTCAGGTAGTAAATATCAACACAATTTGAAAGCACCTGTACTTAAGATTTAGAGAGGCATTTTCACTAAGTGGCATTTAGAAGGTAAACGGTCAATGAGAACCAGAAAGTGAAACTGAGCACGAAGTTCAGTCATTCCAGTTGATGGAAATGtacaaagcaagcaaacaagatAGTGGAAAGTAAGTTCTCAGTTTTAATAATAATCAGGCATACAATGAGGATAGGCCACAGTATAACTGGCTTGACACTATCCCTTTTAAACAGATGTTGCACAATGATGCTTCTACAAATGTAACAGAACTATACGATTCTTACTTACGCATGGATCAGGCTGGACAAATCTGACAGGCCACCAACACCTGCAGCAGGGCCACCAATGGCGTTTGACATCATCCCCGACATCCTGGAACAGTTAGCACAGTGTTGGCATTAGGGTATGCAGGAACCTTTACAGTAAGCAATAAACAAAAGTTCCTTCTTTGAATTGCTGGGAGGAAATAAACTGCAAGAGGAAAAACCTGCAGTAGTTTTACATACagtaagcaaaaataaaattacattttcaggaATACAGCGCTATCCACCTTTTCTCTTATTAATTCAAACCCCTAAAGAGACTTGTTGTAATGATGCTCCATTTTAATACTTACAATTGTTGAACTTGAGGATTCTGCATTAAGCTTGCTGCCTAGAATAGACAATATATAGGTGAAATTATAACACATTTACTACTTAGGTATCACTGTGGAaactctgagaaaaaaaccacccaaacccacATGCTGTATTCTTTGTTTTATCTAAGACTTCACCTAGGTTTATGTGCACAGAGGTGCATGGTCCCCAGCAAGACCAGTTATTAGACCAACACTGCTTCAAGGATATGAAGCTGAGACGATTTGTTACATGTTAGATAAAAAACAGTGGTTGCCGAGTCAGACATGAAAAACAAGACTACAATAAACATGAAAACCCAGTaccagaaaactaaaaaaaaaccctaaaaaaaccaaaccccaaaaccaaacccctaaaaaacccaacacatactgggagaaaaaaacccacaacttcCAAAGACAAAGGTTTTCTGTTGGGCTTTTTGGAAAAAGGTCTGTATTTTGTTGATTCCTGGCTTGGATAAATCAGTTTTGCAGCTACTGTTACTACTAGGTATAAACTGTTAACATTAAAGCCACAAAATATTGCAGAGTAAACCCGTGTGTGAACTTGCTTTGTGGCATGCTTTTGTGGTAACATGTACGTTCTGTGGTAACTGCCTATCTTCTTACTTTGTAGTAACTGTAAGTTCATTTAAATTTCTCATTCATAAGAGACCTCAAAAATTATATTGTGTTTACCACAGTGTAAGCCTGTATACAGACAGATACTATAGAATAAACCAGGGGATGTTTTAAAGTTAGTAACATAATTCCTACAGACATCAGTGTCTGTATGAACACAAGATCAACAGACACAATGCAGTATCTGCTTATTCACTTTCTTATTAAATGTACTACAAAAATCAAATATGTACAATATTCATTTTATGATCAATATATGTCTACATAGATATATCAAAAATAAACCAACTCTTATTCTTGAGTCTACAGTTGGCTATAAAATGCCACATTCGGGTCAGTTCTATGGGTAATACAggattttttgtctttcttccaTCGGTAACAAGTCTGATCTAGGTTAGGGGCCCAAAATGGAGAGTAGAAGTAACCATCTTGAGGTCAGACAGTgagtcaggtttttttcttaaagacaaaaactacgccacaggaaaataattattttgttccTGGCTGAATGCCCTGTGTTCTATCCACTTGACCAGGCATCTTctggaaataaaggaaaaaatcctttcccCATAGTTAGCTCCATATTGAAGAGTACATCTTTTGTCTCTGAACAGATGCAGACTGAGTCATGTGGCCAATGCAGTGGTACACAGAGTTCCAGTGCCATTTAATTACTAAAGCCATCAGAGAACGCACTCGGTTCTTCCTTGCCTACCATCTCTGCTATTGTGACCATAGTATCAGACCAGATGTATTGATCTCTCTTGCATACAGTGCACTTTTACACCGAAGCACCGACTGAAACATCCTGTCTTAATGAAGCTACCAGAGGGGCAGTAAACTTTTAACTGAGTTGTCAAaggaaataagtattttttgcattttttctctaAATTCCATTCTTCAAAGTTAATTAATACCATTTAGCTAAGAAAGCGGTGCCTGGAGAAAAACTACAGAGGGACAAAGCCACCATTTGCCATTGTACTGGAAGTAAAGGAATGCACTATATGTTATTTATATTCATTGTCTGCACATGGCATGAAGTTTTGTGCACTTAAGGATGTCAGTGATAATTTGACAGAGTAAGAACAGAAGGGTCTCTTAGGTAGTTCTCGCCAAGCAGAGTTACTTTAGTCTTGGGAAGACCGCATCTGAATCAACTGCTATTCACTTCAGAGGTGACTTCTTTGTGTTTGTTAACTGCTACATGTAGAACAGAAATTTTCACCATGCTGTTGACAAGTGCCATCTACAAAACCAGCGTAGCTAATCTATGCATGTTGTTGTTCATAAGTAAGATAGAAACAATTGGAAATAAAGACAGGCATTATAGGAGATTTCTGCTTCGCTTCttgttttcagtgcaaaatgacttagaaaatttaaattcagtatAATGAAATCATTGTAGTCATAAAAAGCGTTAAAATTACTTGAGCTATTAAACAAGAGTTGTTCTTagaacttcagttttaaaacagtatAATGTAAAGCTTGAAATACACTCACCATGCTAATGAAGGCAGGATTGTTTATCAAGCTTGCCATGTCAAAACTCAGTCCAGTTCCAGTCTACAAACAAATTGCAATTGAAGATAAGCTTACCTACAAAATCCCAGTTAAAACTATTGTAAATAAATAGATACGGAGCTAACTTACAGGACTGGACATGTCTCTTAGTTTCTGTTCTGCTATTTTCAAATTTGATTTATAAGAATCATTCTCTGGATCAAGATCCAGTGCTTTTTGGTAACTGGTAACTGCTTCTTCATATTTATTCACTGAGGTCAGAGCCAACCTAATGTGAAATAAAGAAATCCTGGGTAGAACATAAATTACCATCAAAAGATAATGATACCTTCTGTTCTAAGTAAAACAGCATCTCACAACTAATTTTTAGCTTGAACACTAAGTTAAAGCTTCTACTGGTTAGTGTAAGCACTTGTTTTTGCAGAAGAGATGATCCCTCAAGAACTCATCTTGCATTGTCTGTTCCATATATatacaagtttcattaaaagTTCCTTGGTATCATCAAGTGATTTAGTCTGTATTTGAAAGCACAACTGGATCCAACATCTGTGACTTTTTGCATAAGCTCAGGAATTCCTCTTAAGTATTTCCTCCAGTCCTTCCAAAAGATTATTCAGATGGATAGCATGGGTAAGTAGGGCAAAGATACCCTTAATGTGAGTTCTGCAGCTTCAAGAAACCCAATACTGGAACCACAAATTTCAGCATAATAGATTTTTGTCTTCGGATCAGCACAAGGTTCTCCTTACAGATCTTTTACTTCAACAGCTTGACAATGGATTCTACAGGATAGCAGCAACATTCCtaaggtactgtaaaaaacccTTGATTCAGGGAAATCTGcttaatgttttgaaaaagattcttctccagcagctcaggaCAGCACAGGACAAATCTACTACTTTTGAAACattatttgctttcaaatttaaaaCATCATCTTTCTTCGAGCTATTCCAGAAGTCCACCTGGTTGCAGTTTCAAGTCTGTCTGCTTCTACTGTATTTTCAATTTATGCCAGCCACAAAACTAAACTGACTTTCTCTACATTTTGTGAAAGATCTGTGTAACTCACATTCACTATTTAGTACTCCAGGCTCTCTTTGGTATATCCTACACAGGCCATTGCTACACAGACTGGGTTGATAAGCCTGTGCTAATGCCCACTAACAGACCTTAGTCTTTTAACTCAGGCAAGAGAGCTGAGTGCGTTAGATACATCAGTCACAGTCATCACTCTCGGTGATGATGAGCTCAGTAACAGTATGAAACTCCAGGAGCTTCCAACAATGCTCCTTGAGGAATCCATGTAGTATCGATGCTTTCTCTCTTAACACCGTTACTCCcgtaaaaaaaaccaccaacattCCCCTTTTGGCCTATTGACTTGACAGAATAGTTTCTGACCAGACAAGAAATGCAATTTGGCATTGCTGTGTCgcaattgcatttttttacaaGGAAAGTAtgtaaaattctgtttcttggaACACAGCACAAGTcagaagagcaggcagcagtTTCCTTGCTCACAATTCCTACCCAGACAAGTGCCCTCTCAGGGTCATGCTGGAAGTATTACTTTAACTATCTACCTGGCTCCCATCTGTGCATATTTCTGTGGCACTTCTGTATCTTTCTGTGACATGTAAAGAGTTTCTGTCAAATCTTGAGAAAAACTGATATGCCAGCATAATGCaatcagaaaacacagctttgtCATATAGACTTTTTTCTGCACTTGTTTTATTCAGTTATTACTAAGCAAGCACTGTTTCCTCATTCAGCCTATGCCAAAAATATTACCATATCCATCTGCTGAGTTAACAATGGCTTGTAGCTCAAAATATATCCTCTATGAAAACAACCAGACAATCAAAAAGAGAAGCTTTATTGCCTGAGAATGATCCCACTTACATTGTGTATCAAAAGGCACACTGGTTTTACACCCAGAACTCTAAAATAACCTCCAATTTCCAGTTAAATCAGCCTGTAGCTTCCCTccatttcactgaaatcaggCAATCTTGGATTGTGCTATATGAAGAAACAATCTGAAGAGAGTCAAATAGGACAAAACCAATTCAATATTCCCTAAAGTTTCAAAGTGAGTGAATTATCTTAAAAGCCAGTCAGGCTACATTTGTATTAGTAAAACTGTACCACTGAAAGTTTTCAAGTGATAGAATTCCATCATATTTGGTCTTAAATAAATGCCCCTTGCCATGGTTTTGTCCCAGGCCAACAAGCATTATCCCAGACAATTTTGGGGCATGGTTCAGAATTTAATACCAGCCAACATAATTTAGCAATAGGCAGTTTGGATGTGGCCGCTCCACACTACAAACTAGATTTTAATACCATGGACACAGGCCATTTTGTGCCAGCTGAAGCATTTTTTGATTTACTAGTGTAGATATAACCTCAGAAGCCTTATGCAGCATTCAGCCCACACCCACAATATGTTTGATTATTGCAAATGCAAAGCTACACATCCTGGAAGAATGGCTCTTCACTCAAGTAGGTATCTCATTCAGAGCATTCCTGACACTTTTTTCAGAGAGCACTTAATCAGACCCATTGCCAAAAGAGGCTATACAGTTAATCTCTCAGACATGACTGAGAAAAACTGCCAAAGGTACATGGCTTAGGCTTGCTAAAACATCTATTTCCAAAGACCTATTGAACAGAAAAGTTAAGCCTCTGTTCCTGCTAGAGTGAAGCCCCAATACTTTTTTATAATTCTCTCTAACAGCATCATTAACACACTGTTCCATCTGCAGAATGTTGGTTATTCATAACTAGGTAGGAGGTAGAAAAAATACATCATAACTTTCTAAACTAAATCTGCAAAGTtgataaactgaaagaaaaaaaatgcaaaatgatgAAATCTGATATGAAAATGCTGAGATCAACCACAATCAAAAACTTGAAGCTGACAGCCTCATAGGGTCCTCTCCAAAGAATTGCTACATTTTCAGAATAAGAATGTCAGCTAAATAAAACAACCTAGCTCCacttatttcagaaaatctACGGTGATTTACACTTGGGTCTTCAGTGTTTACTCAGATTTGTATTAGCTTACCCCATTCTCCCATACGCTTTGCTGTACTTTGGGTCTATTGCTATGGCACTCTCACAATCCTTTATTGCTTCGCTGTAGTTGTTGAGCTTACTTTGAGCAGCAGCCCTAAGAGGAAGATGGGAGGGAAGTGAGACACCTTTgtcagaaaaacaataaaaggaaaaaaacccaagcttAGATATTTACATGTCCATGACTAACTTCAGACACGTTTAATGTTACTGACTAAAGTCACTATTTAGGTAATGCCTCAGCTTTCCTCAAATCAAGTAGGACAAGCTCATGTTCTGAATTAAGTATGTGCTTCAGTCCATTGCTAGACTAGTGCTTTTGAGAACATGCACTCCCCTTTGAGGACACAAAAGATAAATAGTTCTTATGTTTTAGAACCAGCATATGACTATACATAAAATACATCATAAATCCTATTACAAGTAACACTCTGAAGTAATAACTTACATAAAATCATTGTttaagcagatattttttataCAGTTAGCATTTTCTAGCAAAAAGTACTGTTTTATTGCCATTCAGAGGAATGCTGTGGTTTTTCGCTGCTCAGTTTTTCATCCAGCAGCTCATGCTTGCAACATAAATCAGGGTAACATTTCTCAATAATCTCGGAATTACTACACTACAATTGCATCTCTATACAAGACAAATACTAAGGGCTGAAGACCTTTATACAACAATATTAGAGACTTGCCCAAATTAAAAAGGACATTGGAACAGGTTAATAATTGAAATTTCCCATGCTTAATCTCCATGTGTttgaacaaaaaatgttttctccatatttacaaaaaatttATATGGGCAGTTAAAACTTCTAGGGCATCTCAGGTCTCTCTTTTTCTCGCTGGTGTGAGTAAAAAGCAATACTGTTGAAGGCAATACATCTCCACTGCTCCCAAACTAGCTTAAGAAAGATAAGAATAAGGCCTATGTTTATTCAAATACTGCATTACTCCAGGCaactgtctttttaaataacttcatACAATACTGTGGTTACTGACATCAAGATTAATTTTGGTCCTCAGAAATGTGGTATGTGATGACACAGCACACAGAGtgaagtatttctgcttttgctgattACAGACTTGGTGCTTAAGCCCATGCTACTAAGGAAACTTTCAGTGATTTTGGAAGGCTTTTGAATCTGGTcttatatttccattttatacCTAAAATCACTTATGTGATAACTTTtctcaaggaaaataaatgattcACACTTTGAACTGCCATCTGAAAGATGTAAAATAAGTAAACTGcgttttctttctctttatgcTTGCCATGAAACACTGAATCTTTCACTTGTATTTATCACAAACTAAATTCTGCAGTAATGGAAGCACAgctcaaaaatagaaaaatccaCTGGGTATAGTGCCACAGGGCCAGAATGACAACAAGTCAAGATATCCTTCTGGTAACAGGGGCACTGACGAGTGTAGAGCAGAGTGGCTccagagcaggggtcctcaaactgtttaaccagggggctggcgcgcggatgcagtggcaggcagtcatgtgcggctgcttggtttccccccccaacacccagcgggggtggggcaggggggtctgtaaatactgggggccggaCTGAGGGCCCTGGGGGTCGTACCGGACCCctgggccgtagtttgaggacccctgctctaaagGCAGGCTGCTTCCAGCAGGCTCACAGACTATACTGCCTTTGCTCTTATGCTGGTCTTCTGGGTAGTATACTGAAAGAGCATACTTCTGCTGCTGGGTTAACATGCACTTCCAGACTTCACATGCTCCCATGTCACTGTGTCTTCACTATGAAACTTCACAATGAAActaacagcagcagccttgtTATTTTTCAAGAGGTCATGCATAAAATGCTGTGTATTTATACAACGCTTAAAATCTCCAAAGTGGTATTCCTACAATGATATTTTTTCCAGGGAAAGTCCGTATTAGGGGAGATAGAGATGGCAGCTGAGTCACtagaacatcagaaaaaaaggctcTTACTACTCTCAACTGGGAAGCACAGCCTATGTTATGATTTAATATAGACAATTTAACTCACAAAAATCTGATCTTAAGTGTTACAAGTAATTTGAAAGCCCGTATCACACCTTTCACTGATAGAGATACACTGAATGAGCTCACTTCCGCTTTGGATCTTTTGTAAATTTAAcatgatatatttttaaatagtggGGGTTTCATATTGTCGTGCTGTTTTGATCTACTTTACAATTTATCTTTGAATAACGTTAATGAAGTTTGGGAATGAAGACTGtgtattgtttttattttacctgttgCAGTAATAGACTGCATTGTTTGGGTCCAGTTCTATAGCTCTAGTATAACAATCCACTGCAGCaccataattttcttctttcatatgATTATTACCTGAAATACATTATAAAAAGCTCTTTAGTGGTTAAAAGAAACAGTGCTGTGTATGAAAGATACAGAGCACATTACAGCATCTATATATGGTAGTTACGattgcattttaataatttgaataaaattGCCATGGAATAATGCACATAAAAATATCTACTATGTCCATAAAGTTTATTATGTACGTTGTAGTCCACCCCATAAACTTTCCCCTTCtcattttgctattttaaactTTCCCGGTAGTTTCTGCTGTTAAGCAAAGATAACTTTGTTGAGAAGTGTAATTGTAATTGCAGTTCCACTCTAATATAGATTCATCAGTCTTAACTGTCTTTGCAAGCCTTGTAATCCAAAAGGCTGTATGTTGATTCCTTTTTGATCTTACTTTCTCACATATCCCAACAACTTGCTTTTAACTGTTCATATAACATggaaaatcaaaagcaaaactaagCACTTTTCTGAAGCTACAGAACTCAATCGTTAAGATAATGAGAAGTATGTACAGCACAGGCAATCTAAAATgattcagaagaaatatttctcacCAACAAACCTCAGAACCTCTACTCTATAACAAAGtttcatatttcatatttttaatgtccagtgaaaaaacagaaaaatacaattttctatggaaagaaaattctaaAGTAAggtctttcaaaacaaatgatATCttattcattctttcttcaCCAACACAGAGCAGTCCCAgtactttctttccttcccaatCACAAAGTAGTAGATAAAAAGTCCTAGTACAGAGTGCCCAAGCCTAAGATTGTCCCTGGTTCTGCAACTGCAGATCTTTGGACTGCTAAATCACACAGAAGCACTGC
The window above is part of the Falco cherrug isolate bFalChe1 chromosome Z, bFalChe1.pri, whole genome shotgun sequence genome. Proteins encoded here:
- the SGTB gene encoding small glutamine-rich tetratricopeptide repeat-containing protein beta, producing the protein MSSVKRLVYAVIHFLREQSQMDTFTPDEQESLEVAIQCLETVFKINLEDTHLAPPQHLIEMFTNSFHKNDMLPLSDSLPEDVEKADQLKDEGNNHMKEENYGAAVDCYTRAIELDPNNAVYYCNRAAAQSKLNNYSEAIKDCESAIAIDPKYSKAYGRMGLALTSVNKYEEAVTSYQKALDLDPENDSYKSNLKIAEQKLRDMSSPTGTGLSFDMASLINNPAFISMAASLMQNPQVQQLMSGMMSNAIGGPAAGVGGLSDLSSLIHAGQQFAQQIQQQNPELIEQLRNHVRSRSFSGSTEEHS